From the genome of Photobacterium sp. TLY01:
TGATTAAAGCTCGCAATAGGCCCCATAGAGAGGACAGACACTTTACTTTAAAGCCCATAAAAGGACAGGCACTTTAAGTCAGATTCTGCGGATTACCTGAAAGTTACAACTACCTCAATTACACCACACTGCGTATCGCGTCGAATTTTTCACTATCCGACTTCTCATCCAACCCGTCTTTATATACTGTTCATACATCCAGTAACTTATTTGTGAACGCTTTCATGACAACAGCCAGACACCAGCAAATTTGCCTTGAAGCCACGGCCTATTATCACTGCATTTCCCGGTGTGTACGCCGCGCTTTCCTCTGCGGACAGGATGAAGAGTCCGGTGTCAGTTATGAGCATCGCCGTAGCTGGGTCGAAGACAGACTGTTTGCCTTAGCAAAAGTGTTTTGCATCGACCTCTGTGCTTACGCCATCATGAGTAATCACTATCACCTTGTACTACATGTAAACAAAGCCAAAGCCGACTCTTTGACTGACAGCGACGTCATTGATCGCTGGCTTTCATTTCACAATCCTCCCATCTTGATCCAACGTTATCTACGGGGAGATATTCGCACCCAGGCTGAATACAACGCAGTCTGTTCCATCATTCAGACCTGGCGGCAGCGTCTCTACAGCATCAGCTGGTTTATGCGGTTGCTCAATCAATTTGTTGCTACCGAAGCAAATAAAGAAGACGGCTGTAGCGGTCACTTCTGGGAAGGACGGTTCAAAAGTCAGGCCCTGCTGGATGATAAAGCACTTGCCGCGGCGATGGCGTATGTCGATTTAAACCCCATCCGTGCCGGTATCGCTGAAACACCGGAAACATCAGACTTCACGTCAGTTAAATCCCGTCTAGATAACTTGCACAGTCCCAAAGCCAGTTTGAGTTACCTCTATCCTTTTATTGGCCAAAACAACAGCACACAAGAAGGAATTCCCTATCACCTGGCGGATTATCTGGCGTTTCTCGACTGGACAGGCAGGTATTTTCATGAAGGAAAAACGGGACAGATTGCACACGACG
Proteins encoded in this window:
- a CDS encoding transposase; translated protein: MTTARHQQICLEATAYYHCISRCVRRAFLCGQDEESGVSYEHRRSWVEDRLFALAKVFCIDLCAYAIMSNHYHLVLHVNKAKADSLTDSDVIDRWLSFHNPPILIQRYLRGDIRTQAEYNAVCSIIQTWRQRLYSISWFMRLLNQFVATEANKEDGCSGHFWEGRFKSQALLDDKALAAAMAYVDLNPIRAGIAETPETSDFTSVKSRLDNLHSPKASLSYLYPFIGQNNSTQEGIPYHLADYLAFLDWTGRYFHEGKTGQIAHDAPPILKRLGLDSSPWLRTYKQFEKGSMIGAKSSMKANLALMGRKRMSGTQLPIN